The Algoriphagus sanaruensis genome window below encodes:
- a CDS encoding nucleotidyltransferase substrate binding protein, protein MKTLPQTCEQCLDLYSKALEELELYAQRAKKLNSDESNRELIINFEITHELALKLMGKYFEKMGKGPFTGSRDLTAEAFHADLIDDGKAWLDIVIDRIKYNPVYELDAQHDFLDRIQKDYIPLLEKFEDNMSKKLN, encoded by the coding sequence ATGAAAACCCTGCCCCAAACCTGTGAACAATGTTTAGATCTGTATTCCAAGGCATTAGAAGAATTGGAACTCTATGCACAGCGCGCTAAAAAACTGAATTCAGACGAATCCAATCGGGAGCTGATTATCAATTTTGAAATCACCCATGAGTTGGCGCTAAAGCTGATGGGTAAGTATTTTGAAAAGATGGGGAAAGGTCCTTTTACAGGAAGCCGCGATCTTACTGCGGAAGCATTTCATGCAGATTTGATTGATGATGGGAAAGCTTGGTTAGATATTGTGATTGATCGAATCAAGTATAATCCGGTTTATGAATTGGATGCTCAACATGATTTTTTAGACCGTATTCAAAAGGATTACATTCCTCTTCTGGAAAAATTTGAGGACAACATGTCCAAAAAATTGAATTAA
- a CDS encoding ABC transporter substrate-binding protein, with amino-acid sequence MEFAKGFELFRGENFWEIHVTQGYTGAEKTYRYLVLGEGNEVEKTGFDAVVQLPISKVILTSTTQVPHLDMMGETNKLIGFPQTDLISSVAARARIDAGKVTDLGSGPSANPEMVIDLQPDWIMISTLGEDLRYLDLFAQANIPALINGEYVEQNPLGRAEWIKFTGILLGKYEEAVAEFEKIKIAYQEAEKLADQIPAYHRPKVLSGVMYQDVWYAPGSESWGAQILQNAGGDYVFSDQMGSGSLQLNYEFVLDRAAEAEVWIGSADFPDIKTMGTNEPRYRNFQAWKTRQVYTYTAKKGATGGLEYFELGYVRPDLILKDLIKILHPELLPEYELYFYQKLP; translated from the coding sequence TTGGAATTTGCCAAAGGGTTTGAACTGTTTCGAGGGGAAAACTTCTGGGAAATCCATGTCACCCAAGGCTACACTGGTGCGGAAAAAACCTACCGGTATTTGGTTTTGGGCGAAGGTAACGAAGTTGAAAAAACAGGCTTTGATGCAGTGGTTCAGCTCCCGATTTCCAAGGTAATTCTGACCTCAACCACGCAGGTTCCCCACCTCGATATGATGGGTGAAACAAATAAATTGATTGGATTCCCACAGACCGATTTGATCTCCTCTGTTGCTGCCCGTGCCCGAATAGATGCGGGAAAAGTCACCGACCTCGGTAGTGGTCCATCAGCCAACCCAGAGATGGTCATCGACCTGCAACCGGACTGGATTATGATTTCGACATTAGGCGAAGATTTGCGCTACTTAGATCTTTTTGCGCAAGCGAATATACCAGCTCTGATCAATGGAGAATATGTGGAGCAAAATCCATTAGGAAGAGCTGAATGGATCAAGTTTACGGGAATTTTACTTGGGAAATATGAAGAGGCAGTTGCTGAATTTGAGAAAATAAAAATCGCTTATCAGGAAGCTGAAAAGCTAGCCGATCAAATTCCTGCTTACCATCGACCGAAAGTCCTTAGCGGGGTCATGTATCAGGACGTTTGGTACGCTCCGGGCTCCGAAAGTTGGGGAGCTCAGATACTTCAAAATGCGGGCGGAGACTATGTATTCTCTGACCAAATGGGCTCTGGCAGCTTGCAACTCAACTATGAATTTGTCCTCGATCGGGCGGCGGAAGCGGAGGTTTGGATAGGTTCGGCAGACTTTCCGGATATCAAAACCATGGGGACCAATGAACCCAGATACCGAAATTTTCAAGCTTGGAAAACAAGACAGGTCTACACCTACACTGCAAAAAAAGGAGCTACAGGAGGCTTGGAATACTTCGAACTCGGCTATGTGCGACCCGATCTGATTCTCAAAGACCTGATCAAAATCCTCCATCCGGAACTTTTGCCCGAGTATGAGTTATATTTTTATCAGAAATTACCATGA
- a CDS encoding YncE family protein, with amino-acid sequence MKYLFKNQLWALALITLLFSCESGGDERPLGKYDTGILLMNEGAFGANDGEVFHFDPASGTLTQNIFELENGRPFAGLLEDLVLEEDRLYLVANTGKVEVVNPGDFKSRGAVISDLDQPRSLATARGKLFISDYGPYDASYMTPDSYVAVVSGLDGGPVKKKIEVSNKPEDLFAFGKYVFVASSEESKIEIIDADTETVTKTIEVLGTPVQFFEQRGDLWVYSYDAENVYFQSFHLDNLTKKNFLQLDIANATSRIALGEDDRIYILTSTGWPDYNDGIAVTSIYDTTLIPSWKTGTGFYGIGYDQDREEIYLANSKGFQGNGEVTVYSKDGSLVKTMEVGRGPSGILVR; translated from the coding sequence ATGAAGTATTTGTTTAAAAACCAACTATGGGCTTTAGCCCTAATTACCCTGCTTTTTTCCTGTGAATCTGGAGGCGATGAACGACCTCTGGGGAAGTATGATACTGGAATTCTCCTGATGAATGAAGGAGCTTTTGGAGCCAATGACGGAGAAGTTTTTCATTTTGACCCGGCTTCCGGGACTTTGACCCAAAATATTTTTGAATTGGAAAATGGACGTCCATTTGCAGGATTGCTGGAAGATTTGGTTTTGGAAGAAGATCGGTTGTACTTAGTAGCCAATACAGGAAAAGTGGAGGTTGTTAATCCAGGTGACTTCAAATCTCGAGGCGCTGTAATTTCCGATTTGGATCAACCTAGATCCTTGGCTACGGCTCGTGGAAAGCTTTTTATTTCCGATTATGGACCTTATGATGCGAGCTATATGACTCCTGATTCTTATGTGGCAGTGGTTTCCGGTTTGGATGGAGGTCCGGTGAAAAAGAAAATCGAGGTTTCGAACAAGCCCGAGGATTTGTTTGCTTTTGGGAAATACGTGTTTGTAGCAAGTTCGGAGGAAAGCAAAATCGAAATAATCGATGCAGATACAGAAACGGTAACCAAAACGATTGAAGTGTTAGGAACTCCCGTTCAGTTTTTTGAGCAGCGCGGGGATTTGTGGGTATATTCTTATGATGCCGAAAATGTTTATTTCCAATCATTTCACCTCGATAATCTGACGAAAAAGAATTTTCTCCAGCTGGATATTGCAAATGCAACGAGTCGGATTGCTTTGGGAGAAGATGATCGGATTTATATTTTGACTAGTACGGGCTGGCCGGATTACAACGATGGAATCGCGGTGACTTCGATTTATGATACGACTTTGATTCCAAGCTGGAAAACAGGAACAGGGTTTTATGGAATCGGATATGATCAAGATCGGGAAGAAATCTACTTGGCCAATTCTAAAGGCTTCCAAGGCAATGGGGAAGTAACGGTGTATTCCAAAGATGGTTCCCTGGTTAAAACGATGGAAGTGGGACGAGGGCCATCAGGGATTCTGGTGAGGTAA
- the rseP gene encoding RIP metalloprotease RseP, which translates to METLIMVGQLLLGLSILVGLHELGHLLTAKLFGMRVEKFSIGFPPKIAGFQWGETEYSIGAIPLGGFVKISGMVDESMDTAQLASEPQPWEFRAKPAWQRLIVMLGGIIVNVITGIVIFVVLVWNNGETYFSRDQIIENGIVANEYAEAIGLQTGDKILDINGDPYNSISDLTSGSALLSENGYYTVDRNGEIIQVEIPRGFINTFNSEDAFSKFVTIRVPFEVGIVDEGSGAEAAGIAVGDEIIAVNNQAIQYFDQMQAALQPLKGQTAQVVRRQNSKVDTLAIPVTEEARIGIAIKPLIEPVRREYGFGEALSKGTSRAFGVVIVNAKALGKMFTGEVSAKNVSGPIGMAKIYGASWDWIKFWSITGLISMILAFMNLLPIPALDGGHVMFLLYEMVSGRAPSDKFLENAQKVGMVILLALMVFAIGNDILKLFS; encoded by the coding sequence ATGGAAACATTAATTATGGTGGGCCAGCTACTCCTAGGATTGTCAATCCTAGTGGGTCTTCACGAGCTGGGTCACTTGCTTACCGCCAAGCTATTTGGCATGAGAGTGGAAAAATTCTCCATCGGATTTCCTCCGAAAATTGCAGGATTCCAATGGGGTGAAACGGAGTATTCAATAGGAGCGATTCCTTTGGGAGGATTTGTAAAAATCTCCGGAATGGTCGATGAATCCATGGATACTGCCCAGCTAGCATCAGAGCCCCAGCCTTGGGAGTTTCGGGCAAAACCAGCTTGGCAACGTCTGATCGTGATGCTCGGAGGGATTATTGTCAATGTGATTACCGGGATTGTGATTTTCGTAGTTCTGGTTTGGAACAACGGAGAGACCTATTTTTCTAGAGATCAAATCATCGAAAATGGAATAGTCGCCAATGAATATGCAGAGGCGATAGGACTTCAGACTGGTGATAAAATTTTAGATATCAATGGGGATCCTTACAATAGCATTTCAGATCTAACTAGCGGCTCTGCACTTCTGAGTGAAAACGGGTATTACACCGTAGATCGAAATGGGGAAATTATCCAAGTTGAGATCCCACGAGGATTTATCAATACGTTCAATTCAGAAGACGCTTTTAGCAAATTTGTGACGATCCGTGTTCCTTTTGAAGTCGGGATTGTTGATGAAGGAAGTGGCGCTGAAGCTGCTGGAATCGCAGTTGGAGATGAAATTATCGCCGTCAACAATCAAGCAATTCAGTATTTCGATCAGATGCAAGCTGCACTTCAACCTCTCAAAGGTCAGACGGCACAAGTGGTGAGAAGACAAAATTCGAAAGTGGATACCTTAGCTATCCCAGTAACCGAAGAAGCTCGAATTGGGATTGCTATCAAACCTTTGATCGAGCCAGTTAGAAGAGAATATGGTTTTGGAGAGGCGTTGTCAAAAGGGACTTCAAGAGCATTTGGTGTGGTCATCGTAAACGCCAAAGCATTGGGTAAAATGTTTACTGGAGAAGTATCTGCAAAGAATGTGAGTGGCCCAATTGGAATGGCAAAAATTTACGGGGCTTCTTGGGATTGGATTAAGTTTTGGAGTATCACAGGATTGATTTCAATGATTTTAGCCTTTATGAATTTGCTGCCGATACCAGCATTGGATGGAGGTCATGTGATGTTCTTACTTTATGAAATGGTTTCAGGTCGAGCACCTTCAGATAAGTTTTTGGAAAATGCACAAAAAGTTGGAATGGTCATATTGTTAGCACTGATGGTGTTCGCAATTGGCAATGATATTTTGAAGCTTTTCAGCTAA
- a CDS encoding 1-deoxy-D-xylulose-5-phosphate reductoisomerase encodes MSEPKRIAILGSTGSIGTQTLDVIRQHPEDFQVEVLTAQNNCDLLIAQALEFQPNAVVIGNESNYQKVKEALLPHDIKVFAGQKAIAQVVEMDTIDVVLTALVGYSGLIPTVHAIKAGKQIALANKETLVVAGEIITALAKENGVNIYPVDSEHSAIFQCLVGEFHNPIEKIILTASGGPFRGKDREFLQTVTREQALKHPNWDMGAKITIDSASLMNKGLEVIEAKWLFGLKTEQIEVVVHPQSIIHSLVQFEDGSIKAQLGLPDMRIPIQFALSYPHRLKSDFERFNFAKYPNLTFEQPDMKTFRNLQLAFDALAKGGNSPCVLNAANEVAVAAFLNREVGFLEMSDLIEETMTQTEFISHPTLQDYIDTDQRARELIENLIKSRV; translated from the coding sequence ATGTCAGAACCCAAACGTATTGCAATTCTAGGAAGTACCGGAAGTATTGGTACACAGACGCTAGATGTTATCCGGCAGCATCCTGAGGATTTTCAGGTAGAAGTATTGACGGCCCAAAATAACTGCGATTTACTGATTGCCCAGGCTTTGGAGTTTCAGCCCAATGCAGTCGTCATCGGTAATGAGAGCAATTATCAAAAGGTTAAAGAAGCCTTACTTCCGCATGACATCAAGGTTTTTGCCGGACAAAAAGCAATTGCTCAAGTAGTGGAGATGGATACCATAGATGTGGTTTTGACCGCCTTAGTGGGTTATTCCGGTTTGATTCCTACGGTGCATGCGATCAAGGCAGGAAAACAAATTGCGCTAGCAAATAAAGAGACGTTGGTTGTGGCAGGAGAAATCATCACCGCTTTGGCAAAAGAAAACGGGGTTAATATTTATCCCGTGGACTCGGAGCATTCGGCGATTTTTCAGTGTTTGGTCGGAGAGTTTCACAATCCGATTGAAAAAATCATCCTTACCGCCTCTGGAGGACCATTTCGAGGTAAGGACCGGGAATTTCTCCAAACAGTAACCCGTGAGCAAGCTTTAAAGCATCCCAATTGGGATATGGGCGCAAAGATCACGATCGACTCAGCGTCTTTGATGAATAAGGGCTTGGAGGTGATCGAGGCTAAATGGTTGTTTGGGTTAAAGACGGAGCAAATTGAAGTGGTGGTACATCCGCAGAGTATTATTCATTCCTTGGTGCAGTTTGAAGATGGATCCATCAAAGCACAACTTGGGCTGCCTGATATGCGTATTCCCATCCAATTTGCCTTGAGTTATCCTCATCGGTTGAAAAGCGATTTTGAACGATTCAACTTTGCCAAATATCCAAATTTGACCTTCGAACAGCCGGATATGAAAACGTTCCGGAACCTTCAACTGGCATTTGACGCTTTAGCAAAAGGAGGCAACTCCCCTTGTGTGCTAAATGCGGCAAACGAAGTAGCTGTGGCGGCGTTCTTGAATCGGGAAGTAGGATTCTTGGAAATGTCGGATTTGATCGAGGAGACGATGACTCAAACCGAATTTATTTCCCATCCGACCTTGCAGGATTACATCGATACTGATCAGCGAGCAAGAGAACTAATTGAAAATTTAATTAAGTCAAGAGTATAA
- a CDS encoding iron ABC transporter permease — MTLRTYLFPITILLLGLSFLLNLSMGSVWIPFGEIVGGLVSGDWTKTSWEQIILNYRLPKALVAIFAGIGLSLSGLQMQTFFRNPLAGPFVLGISSGAGLGVAILMLAGSALGFVLSGISSWAIATAGILGAGLVLSGVSLVAWRVKDSMTLLIVGLMFGSAVSAVVSVLSFFSGAEALKLYTVWSMGSLGALGWSQVWILGVLIGLGSLPVFLSIKSYNALLLGENYARSMGIRTGQMRWVMILSTGILAGGITAFCGPIAFLGIAVPHLARMVWKSSDHRILFPGSALIGAILLLLCDAVGQLPGLASTLPINAVTSLVGAPIVIALILRKNFSKDF, encoded by the coding sequence ATGACTCTCCGAACGTACCTGTTTCCCATCACCATCCTTCTCCTCGGACTGAGCTTTCTGCTCAATCTGAGCATGGGTTCGGTGTGGATTCCCTTCGGAGAAATTGTAGGCGGATTGGTTTCAGGTGATTGGACCAAAACGTCATGGGAGCAAATCATCCTCAACTACCGTCTTCCCAAGGCTTTGGTAGCCATTTTTGCCGGAATCGGACTCAGCTTGAGTGGATTACAGATGCAGACCTTTTTCAGAAATCCACTTGCCGGACCCTTTGTTTTGGGGATCAGTTCCGGGGCTGGATTGGGAGTAGCTATTTTGATGTTGGCTGGATCGGCATTGGGATTTGTCCTGAGCGGAATTAGTTCCTGGGCGATAGCCACAGCCGGGATTTTGGGAGCGGGTTTGGTACTTTCAGGTGTGAGTTTGGTGGCCTGGCGGGTAAAGGACAGCATGACTTTGCTGATTGTCGGGTTGATGTTTGGAAGCGCAGTTTCAGCGGTAGTTTCGGTCTTGTCTTTTTTCTCAGGGGCAGAAGCACTGAAGCTTTATACCGTCTGGTCGATGGGGAGTCTGGGTGCATTGGGCTGGTCCCAGGTTTGGATATTGGGAGTCCTGATCGGATTAGGAAGCCTGCCCGTTTTTCTTTCCATCAAGTCCTACAATGCTCTTTTATTGGGAGAAAACTACGCCCGAAGCATGGGTATCCGAACCGGACAAATGCGATGGGTAATGATTTTGAGTACTGGAATTTTAGCAGGTGGAATTACCGCCTTTTGTGGACCGATTGCCTTTTTGGGAATTGCAGTACCCCATTTGGCGAGGATGGTTTGGAAGAGTTCGGATCATCGAATTTTGTTCCCGGGTTCGGCTTTGATCGGCGCGATTTTGCTATTGCTCTGTGATGCGGTGGGCCAATTGCCAGGTTTGGCAAGCACGCTCCCGATCAATGCAGTCACCTCTCTGGTTGGAGCACCGATCGTGATTGCACTGATTTTGAGAAAAAACTTCAGCAAAGACTTTTAA
- a CDS encoding S1C family serine protease, with the protein MNTILKSVAIPFASGILGAALWMSFQSPEKRSSQDEYSFEQVPTQMASQPKVPNSGLRTDPPLSFIEASQNSTESVVFIKNFSGTDYRRYSMFDYFFGTGPTQQVSTGSGVIISNDGYIITNNHVIDRAETIEVVHQKRTYKAKLVGTDKNTDIAVLKIEAQNLPEIKRGSSRSLQIGEWVLAVGNPFNLTSTVTAGIVSAKERQINILGGDFPLESFIQTDAPINPGNSGGALVNVNGELVGINTAILSRTGSYTGYGFAVPVDVAIKVANDLIKFGEVQKAIPGMDVVEITPELAEEMELKNLDGVIISHILRSGAAENSGLQKNDVITQIGDWKITGKGSFEEALSYYYPGDKINVSYTRNGASKTVNLTLQNLEGGTGIIKREYYSSALIGARLEAVNAIEKDRLKIPYGVKISSLTRGYLRDLGFRDGYVITHVNEMPAKDPKTLGEYLEKFSGRLKLEGVAPNGQPFMQSYNVR; encoded by the coding sequence ATGAACACCATTTTGAAATCAGTTGCTATTCCTTTCGCCTCAGGGATACTTGGGGCGGCTCTTTGGATGTCGTTTCAAAGTCCTGAAAAACGGTCCTCTCAGGACGAGTATAGTTTTGAACAAGTACCTACCCAAATGGCAAGTCAGCCTAAGGTACCAAATTCTGGACTTCGGACTGATCCACCACTTTCTTTTATCGAAGCTTCTCAAAACAGTACCGAATCGGTCGTATTCATCAAAAACTTCAGTGGAACTGACTATCGGCGCTACAGTATGTTTGATTACTTCTTTGGCACAGGACCCACCCAGCAAGTGAGTACTGGCTCGGGTGTAATCATCTCGAATGACGGATACATCATTACCAACAACCATGTAATTGATCGAGCGGAAACCATCGAGGTAGTTCACCAAAAACGTACCTACAAAGCCAAACTGGTCGGAACAGATAAAAACACGGATATCGCGGTCCTGAAAATTGAAGCCCAAAACCTTCCAGAAATCAAACGAGGCTCCAGCAGATCCCTCCAAATCGGAGAATGGGTGCTCGCTGTAGGAAATCCATTCAATCTGACCTCCACAGTCACGGCTGGAATCGTTTCTGCCAAAGAGCGGCAAATCAATATCCTTGGTGGGGATTTCCCTCTGGAAAGCTTTATTCAAACCGACGCACCGATCAATCCAGGAAACTCTGGTGGGGCGCTTGTCAATGTTAACGGTGAATTGGTGGGAATCAACACCGCCATTTTATCTCGAACAGGTTCATACACCGGATATGGATTTGCAGTACCGGTAGATGTAGCCATTAAAGTAGCCAACGACTTGATCAAATTTGGTGAGGTACAAAAGGCCATTCCGGGAATGGATGTGGTAGAAATAACTCCTGAACTAGCTGAAGAAATGGAGCTAAAAAATCTAGATGGAGTTATTATTTCTCACATTCTCAGAAGTGGTGCTGCCGAAAACTCTGGACTTCAAAAGAATGACGTCATTACCCAAATCGGCGATTGGAAAATCACTGGCAAAGGAAGCTTCGAGGAAGCACTTTCCTATTATTACCCTGGGGACAAAATAAATGTCTCGTACACCAGAAATGGCGCAAGCAAAACCGTAAATCTCACCCTACAAAATCTAGAAGGTGGCACAGGAATTATCAAACGCGAATATTACTCCTCTGCCTTGATTGGAGCGCGATTAGAAGCCGTCAATGCCATTGAAAAAGATCGACTCAAAATCCCATATGGGGTAAAAATCAGTTCACTGACTCGAGGCTACCTTCGAGATTTAGGATTCCGAGATGGATACGTTATAACTCATGTCAATGAGATGCCTGCCAAAGACCCGAAAACCCTTGGAGAATACCTAGAAAAATTCAGCGGAAGACTTAAATTGGAAGGTGTAGCTCCAAATGGACAGCCATTTATGCAGAGTTATAATGTGAGGTAA
- a CDS encoding TonB-dependent receptor plug domain-containing protein — protein MLSEEKRRRLVDFSSDLVGGETIHFFLNFSQGRIVWTKPIRSDMPLVFLVFSLFGFSTSQDTVALAEVAVYAPALDRFAQGQKVISFEKRDLEAFAARSLGDLLQEKSPVFVRQYGAGMLASPSFRGTSAGHTAVFWNGLPINSISLGQSDLSILPIQAIDQAEVHFGSSGALFGNEAIGGSVHLGTKAQFGQGFKGRLSQTFGSFGLKNSAISAGFSGKSFSSQTKIYRQFVQNDFPFRDLSKPGTPEVRAQNAQTKQTGFVQDAAWNLFEKSQLKASLWWNRADRQIQPVMGSATQDTQEDQSWRAVLDYFRFGEGSIWNVKAGWVSDQLIFNASENRTRQFLLATDWDIQKNENWTFKIGTRGTFAKGDLSTYSASDQRLELYQSAKWDASDRLSISANFRQLAYQDQFEPFLPGLGIDFLILEEGNHQLLLKASAGKGFKVPTLNDRFWNPGGNPDLLPEKSVNGEVGFHWIQTAAFSWEQSLTYYRMQVDNWIIWLPQGNIWSPQNIREVQNQGLEYQGKLAWKSGQWNWEARASYTFFQALDLTSDAQNPRQLPYTPEHQGNGSLEAERSGFSINLSTFYVGPRSIGTGNVRVLDGYQLWNAGLSFSQLRWKKLQFPISFQVLNLLDRDYQVLYLRAMPGRSFQINLTLLL, from the coding sequence GTGCTTTCGGAGGAAAAGCGAAGAAGACTTGTCGATTTCTCATCCGACTTGGTCGGAGGTGAAACCATTCATTTCTTTCTTAATTTCTCTCAAGGCCGAATCGTTTGGACTAAACCTATTCGATCGGACATGCCCTTGGTGTTTTTGGTATTTTCCCTGTTTGGTTTTTCAACCTCACAGGATACGGTGGCCTTGGCTGAGGTGGCGGTATATGCGCCTGCCTTGGATCGTTTTGCTCAAGGGCAAAAGGTGATTTCCTTTGAGAAAAGGGACTTGGAGGCCTTTGCGGCTCGGTCCTTGGGCGATTTGCTTCAGGAAAAGTCGCCCGTTTTTGTTCGTCAATATGGGGCTGGGATGCTTGCTTCCCCATCTTTCCGTGGGACTTCGGCAGGTCACACGGCTGTTTTTTGGAATGGCCTGCCGATCAATAGCATCTCCCTTGGTCAAAGCGATTTAAGCATTTTGCCAATCCAGGCCATCGATCAGGCAGAAGTTCATTTTGGAAGTTCGGGAGCGCTTTTTGGCAATGAGGCCATCGGAGGAAGTGTACATTTAGGCACCAAGGCCCAATTTGGGCAGGGCTTCAAAGGGCGATTGAGTCAGACATTTGGAAGTTTTGGTTTAAAGAATTCTGCGATTTCTGCTGGGTTTTCTGGAAAAAGTTTTAGCTCCCAAACCAAGATTTACCGGCAGTTTGTGCAAAATGATTTCCCTTTTCGGGATCTTTCCAAGCCGGGAACTCCGGAAGTCAGAGCACAAAATGCCCAAACTAAGCAGACAGGATTTGTGCAAGATGCGGCTTGGAATCTTTTTGAGAAAAGTCAGCTGAAAGCTTCCCTTTGGTGGAATCGTGCTGATCGACAGATTCAGCCAGTGATGGGTTCGGCCACTCAGGACACCCAAGAAGATCAAAGTTGGCGAGCAGTTCTGGACTATTTCCGTTTTGGGGAAGGTTCGATTTGGAATGTCAAGGCCGGTTGGGTTTCCGATCAACTCATCTTCAATGCCAGCGAAAATCGCACTCGTCAATTTCTCTTGGCTACCGACTGGGATATCCAAAAAAATGAAAACTGGACGTTCAAAATCGGCACGCGAGGGACTTTTGCCAAAGGCGATCTGAGTACCTATTCTGCTTCGGACCAGCGACTTGAGTTGTATCAAAGTGCTAAATGGGATGCAAGTGATCGACTTTCAATTTCTGCAAATTTCCGTCAGTTGGCTTACCAGGATCAATTTGAACCCTTTCTTCCGGGATTGGGGATTGATTTTTTGATTTTGGAAGAAGGCAATCATCAACTTTTACTCAAAGCTTCCGCTGGAAAGGGATTCAAGGTGCCAACGCTGAATGACCGCTTTTGGAATCCAGGAGGAAATCCCGATTTGCTGCCTGAGAAAAGTGTGAATGGGGAAGTCGGTTTTCATTGGATCCAAACAGCAGCTTTTTCTTGGGAGCAAAGTTTGACTTATTATCGAATGCAGGTGGATAATTGGATCATTTGGCTGCCTCAGGGAAACATTTGGAGTCCACAGAATATCCGCGAGGTACAAAATCAGGGCTTGGAGTATCAAGGGAAATTAGCCTGGAAATCCGGTCAATGGAATTGGGAAGCCCGAGCAAGCTATACCTTTTTCCAAGCCTTAGATCTTACATCCGATGCTCAAAATCCACGGCAACTTCCCTACACGCCTGAGCATCAGGGCAACGGGAGCCTAGAGGCGGAGCGAAGCGGATTTTCCATCAATCTCTCCACTTTTTATGTCGGTCCTCGCTCCATCGGCACCGGTAATGTCCGAGTCTTGGATGGATATCAACTCTGGAATGCAGGTCTTTCATTTTCTCAACTCCGATGGAAAAAACTCCAGTTTCCGATCAGCTTTCAGGTACTCAACCTGCTGGATCGGGACTACCAAGTGCTTTATCTCCGGGCCATGCCCGGTCGATCTTTTCAAATCAATTTAACCCTTTTATTATGA